A single Deltaproteobacteria bacterium DNA region contains:
- a CDS encoding PKD domain-containing protein has product MKIKQWLVSSCLVAMMLVPGVSFGQPTGYQGLWKDTSGNPIHNFYIQHYLQGNSTVVIYTRDAINFYAFLGSMSGNTFEALSLDPSQDRGLHLSFAAPTAGTATITNRTVTPNTDTVIDITKTFQAQLTDRSGIWKDGSNVLSMYVQDYTVGSTVIVYTFDAVDFKAFLTTMSGNTFTATDLGDGTEQMTTVFSNASSGNVGVTPSMAPTVLSPLANNFKDAFGWSFGDGAASTLQNPQHTYNNPGTYDVSLSVSNISGSTLLTQNGYVSVAATGTPPLAQFSGMPTSGPAPLAVGFIDTSLGSPTSWMWNFGDAGDPSVVQSALQNPSHNFTNPGVYTVTLIASNAFGSNGTTRVNYISVSAADVMPTADFIATTVTTGPSPLFVTFQDQSTGSPTSWQWNFGDAGDPNLVQSLLQNPVHNYTAVGIYTVKLQVSNTAGSNTKTRVNYVTVTSGSATVNMGYGGF; this is encoded by the coding sequence ATGAAAATTAAACAGTGGCTGGTCTCTTCGTGTCTTGTGGCGATGATGCTCGTCCCAGGTGTGTCTTTCGGACAGCCTACCGGCTATCAGGGGCTGTGGAAGGATACGAGCGGCAATCCGATTCATAACTTCTATATCCAGCACTATCTGCAGGGTAATTCCACGGTGGTCATCTATACCCGGGATGCAATTAACTTCTATGCATTTCTCGGCTCCATGTCGGGAAATACGTTTGAGGCTCTTTCCCTGGATCCCAGTCAAGACCGCGGGCTACACCTCTCATTTGCAGCACCCACGGCCGGTACCGCAACGATTACGAACAGGACCGTCACGCCGAATACGGACACCGTCATCGACATTACGAAAACGTTTCAAGCGCAATTGACGGATCGTTCCGGCATCTGGAAAGACGGCAGCAATGTGTTGAGCATGTATGTCCAGGATTATACGGTCGGTTCCACGGTGATTGTGTATACGTTCGACGCTGTCGATTTCAAAGCCTTCTTGACAACTATGTCAGGAAATACCTTTACCGCCACGGACTTGGGAGACGGTACCGAGCAGATGACGACGGTGTTTTCCAACGCATCCTCGGGTAACGTCGGCGTGACGCCGTCCATGGCGCCGACGGTGCTGTCGCCCCTCGCCAACAACTTCAAAGATGCCTTCGGATGGAGTTTTGGGGATGGGGCTGCCAGTACGCTTCAAAATCCGCAACATACCTACAATAATCCCGGAACCTATGACGTGTCTCTGTCTGTGTCCAACATCAGCGGATCGACCCTGCTGACCCAGAACGGCTATGTCTCGGTCGCAGCTACGGGTACGCCCCCATTAGCTCAGTTCTCAGGGATGCCCACCAGCGGACCGGCGCCTTTGGCCGTCGGTTTTATTGATACGTCCTTGGGCAGCCCCACAAGCTGGATGTGGAACTTTGGAGACGCGGGAGATCCGAGCGTGGTTCAGAGTGCGCTCCAGAATCCATCCCATAACTTTACGAATCCGGGCGTGTACACGGTAACGCTCATAGCAAGCAACGCGTTTGGCAGCAACGGGACCACCAGAGTGAACTACATCAGCGTCAGCGCCGCCGATGTGATGCCGACGGCCGACTTTATTGCCACGACGGTCACGACCGGACCTTCGCCCTTATTCGTGACTTTTCAAGACCAATCCACGGGCAGTCCCACTTCCTGGCAGTGGAATTTCGGAGACGCCGGAGATCCGAATCTCGTCCAGAGCCTACTGCAGAATCCCGTTCATAATTACACCGCGGTGGGAATATATACGGTAAAGCTTCAGGTCTCCAACACGGCCGGTTCCAATACCAAGACACGGGTCAACTATGTAACCGTAACCTCGGGTTCCGCAACCGTGAATATGGGGTATGGTGGTTTTTAA
- a CDS encoding glycosyltransferase, translated as MKRILLISYCGPPNAAVPTKRISFFARHLDALGWTPTIISAHPRYAEVRDDFFVRILPPGCRIYHTPSFEPFRSRFVHSHSPIPPSGQEAPTHNHTLQRRLDWVLLTLRRLLSYGYPVQEPQWGWNHFVLPRARELIRTGRFSVVLVSLPPFSSMLAGYALKKEFGIKLVLDYRDPFHQVQNGAVAPFMRSRKYSLRARRHILLENRVLSAADGILAATSRSTQQFRDRLGPEFNARTKTITNAFDEDILDTIPAKHFDRFTIIHGGSLHGPRIEGLKLLDALGRLLRSEAVAPDAFQVLLFPGTLPDFHKERRLRTLLDRFPELNAVTRFMPYLGYYDYISYVKGADLLFLASGPMKEMILAKFYDYLGTGRPILALADPDSAMADIINRTRSGVVIPYNELSLLKITIRDLINRIRPSVRTNSRYASGFTASSTASDLAAFLDRIVGLS; from the coding sequence ATGAAACGTATCCTGTTGATTTCTTATTGTGGGCCGCCCAACGCGGCGGTGCCCACAAAGAGAATTTCCTTTTTTGCCCGTCATCTCGATGCCCTTGGATGGACGCCCACCATTATTTCTGCCCATCCGCGCTACGCGGAAGTCCGCGACGATTTTTTTGTCCGCATACTTCCACCCGGATGCCGCATTTACCACACGCCGTCCTTCGAACCCTTTCGAAGCCGTTTCGTGCATTCCCATTCGCCGATTCCCCCCTCGGGACAGGAAGCGCCAACCCATAACCACACCCTTCAGCGGCGTCTGGATTGGGTTCTACTCACCCTACGCAGGCTATTGTCCTACGGATATCCCGTCCAGGAGCCCCAGTGGGGATGGAACCATTTCGTATTGCCCCGTGCTCGCGAACTGATTCGCACAGGCCGATTTTCCGTGGTTCTGGTTTCGCTTCCGCCGTTCTCGTCCATGCTCGCCGGGTATGCGCTCAAGAAGGAGTTCGGGATAAAGCTTGTGCTGGACTACCGGGATCCATTTCACCAGGTGCAAAATGGAGCCGTTGCTCCGTTCATGCGATCGAGAAAGTATTCTCTCCGGGCCCGCCGACACATCCTGCTCGAGAATCGAGTACTTTCGGCCGCAGACGGCATCCTGGCGGCCACTTCCAGGAGCACGCAGCAGTTCAGGGACCGCCTCGGGCCCGAATTCAACGCCAGAACAAAAACGATTACCAACGCCTTTGATGAAGATATTCTCGACACCATACCGGCCAAACACTTCGATCGCTTCACCATTATCCATGGTGGTTCCCTGCACGGTCCGCGCATCGAGGGACTGAAGCTGCTCGATGCCTTGGGCCGGCTGCTGAGGAGCGAGGCCGTGGCGCCGGATGCTTTCCAGGTGCTGCTCTTTCCCGGGACATTACCCGATTTTCATAAGGAACGAAGGCTTCGAACTCTATTGGATCGCTTCCCGGAACTGAACGCTGTGACGCGTTTCATGCCCTATTTGGGATACTACGACTACATAAGCTACGTAAAGGGCGCGGATCTGCTTTTCCTCGCATCCGGTCCCATGAAAGAGATGATTCTTGCCAAATTCTACGATTACCTGGGAACGGGCCGTCCCATACTTGCTCTGGCCGATCCGGACAGCGCAATGGCCGACATTATAAACCGGACCCGTTCGGGTGTCGTGATTCCCTACAACGAACTCTCCCTGCTGAAAATCACCATCCGGGACTTAATCAATCGGATCCGGCCTTCCGTCCGGACGAACTCTCGATACGCTTCCGGATTCACGGCATCGAGCACTGCAAGCGATCTTGCCGCATTCCTGGATCGCATCGTTGGTCTCAGCTGA